A genome region from Clostridium sp. JN-9 includes the following:
- the purE gene encoding 5-(carboxyamino)imidazole ribonucleotide mutase, with the protein MKVAIIFGSKSDTEKMRGAAAALKEFGIEYKALILSAHRVPEKLTQVVHELEKEDYQCIIAGAGLAAHLPGVIASQTTIPVIGVPINGALEGMDALLSIVQMPKSIPVATVGINNSYNAGMLAVEILALKYPDIREKLIKFRVEMKEKFIRENQEGVEL; encoded by the coding sequence AGGGGCAGCTGCGGCATTAAAAGAATTTGGAATTGAGTACAAGGCATTAATCCTTTCAGCCCACAGAGTTCCTGAAAAATTAACTCAGGTTGTTCATGAACTTGAGAAAGAGGATTATCAATGCATAATAGCTGGTGCTGGACTTGCCGCTCACCTGCCAGGGGTAATAGCATCCCAGACAACTATTCCAGTGATTGGAGTACCAATTAATGGTGCACTAGAGGGAATGGATGCACTTCTATCAATAGTTCAAATGCCAAAATCTATTCCAGTTGCCACTGTTGGTATAAACAATAGTTATAATGCAGGAATGCTGGCAGTAGAAATACTGGCTTTAAAATATCCGGATATTAGAGAAAAACTCATAAAGTTCAGAGTGGAAATGAAAGAGAAATTTATTAGGGAAAACCAAGAAGGAGTGGAATTATAA